The following DNA comes from Anopheles coustani chromosome 2, idAnoCousDA_361_x.2, whole genome shotgun sequence.
AATAAGAAGTTAAACTTTTGCATGTGTAGAAAGGGGAGTTTTTCCTTGGTACAAAAAACGTGCAATTGCTAGGCAAAAGTGTTAGCTATACTCACTGTCGCCCTCTTTTGCTAACTTCGACAGGTGGTGGGTAAGATTACCACCACAAAATACCCTCCGCGACAACGAACACTGAATGCAGTGCAGCAGCTGATAAGCAATCGACAAACATGGGGTTAAAACTGTTGTGATACTGTTTATCACGGTCTGATTTCACATGGCGCCAGGGAGCACTGAGGATCAGCAGAAAGGTGCAGAATAATAATTTGTATATTTCTCGTTTCCTGCTGCTAGAGTTGCCCGGTTTTAcaagaaatatattttctaGTCAATAATTATTGTCTAAAAGCGTTTCTGGTTTCTATCGTTTAGAAAAAATGCATTTaagcaatttaaaatcattCGCCGCCAGCacaattcaaacacattaatcTTTACTTTACCACGgttctctccctctttctctttcgACAACTTAGCGTCGAGATTCCTAGAAAAATTTAGATAAACATCAATCATGATATTTCCTTTGCTTGTGAAAGTTTTCTCCTTCCATCCGCACATCTTAAACCTCGTCGCCTTCTCGCCCTTCGTGTGCACAATCGCACCCATTTTGTCTTCTTCCCGAAATGCAACCCTCGTGGGTTAGCGATCCTGATGTGCACTCCTCGAGCGGAGTCCAGGCGCGTCCACACAGAATGTCGGGGATGAAAAGAAGCGGGGCTTTAAACCGGCATCTTACAACCAGTCCCTCCCTGGTCCCGGAGGACCTTAAGGTTCCGTTTTGTTCCCTTCCTTCGCAAGCGTAAGGGCAATCTTCTAGGGTCGCTAGAAACGCTGGGTCGCAGGATGGGATGGCCGACGTTTGCAGAAGGCaaactgttttcaaaactGGTATTAAATAACCAGAGCTCGACGTTCCCACTCGCAGCAGCAACTTCGCAGCATGTTTGCCTTCCGTAAGGACCTTCTTCCCGTCCGCTTTGGACCTTGTTCGGCATACAATGTTTAAATGGAACTACACTCACGATGTTAGCGTccttttaaatgtttcataacGGATCGTGCTTCATGTTGCGGAAAAAGAAGGTTTTGAAAATGGATACTCTTTCAGGAAATATGGTTTTGAAGGTCTTACGTATATCCTTGTACATGAGTGAAGAGAATCGAGTCTACGTACCACGATGCCATCTGATGTGTGCTTTCGTTTGCGTCCTCTACGATGTGCTGGCCTGTTTGTTTGCGATGATGGCACTCTGCTTGCATAATTCGATCTAGTAaaataggagaaaaaaaagttggttcAATCAGTTGATGAGGGATTTTAATAGAAGCAATAAATAATATGTTCATTCAATTTTACCTTATAATTTGATAATGTAAGAGTTTATTACGAGACCAACCTTCTCGACGCGAAAAGGCCAAATTCCATATAAAAAGAAGACactatatttaaaaaagcgaaaaaaagtgacatATGCTAGGTGCCGTCATTATTTCGAAATGGCCTTAATAATTTGTACAGTTTTGACTTTCTTACGAGCACACACTGACATGTGTTTAAAACATATTCGACAGGAAATTAGGAATAAATCTCTACTACTTGTTACAAATTAAGCAAAACACATTAtaaaaaaagtgggaaaaaataTGTCAAATATAACTATTGCCTTGTCAGTGAAAGAGTGGAATAAAATACATCACACAATATGACATTTGAATGTCAAAACTGAAAcgcaccatgcgcctccatcatgtTACTAGAAGGCCTAATTTGTGTGACCCATATCCGTGCAGTTGCTCCTCTTCCATTTGGTTGAAACCTGCTCTTGCCGAATCATATCGCCCCGAAACCAGTTTTACACTGACGTAGGCGAGTTGCATTTGCATACCGAAGAATGAGTCAAAAAGCGGTTAAATACCGTGTTTCCAGTTACCAGCAAAACCCACCAGGGTTTGTCGAGGGTAGATTTTATACATAAAACGAGTAATTTTTTGACACAACGCAGCAGAGCTTGACACAAGAGGACGGTTTGACGTGTGTTCAGAAAAACGCGCGCCCGCCTAGCGCCAGCGAAGCATTTAGCAAAGCAGTTCGCAGTTCCCGCGCGCCTTTTAGCACTTTCTTtagctttttattattttcgcaACGACGTGCGGcttcattccattttccatttgccgCGCTCGAGCTGGTCGGAATTGGGCGCACAAAGCGCAACAGCAGTTCGATTTACCCGCCAGATTTCGAGTTTGCTCTCTGCTTCCTCCCCTTCGAGCGTTCTCGGCCTCTTCGACGCTCTCTCGCTCGCGCGCTCGCAAGTTCTAGGCTGTCGTCCTGCTCACACTCTCCTCGATTGCTCCCCAGCTGGATGATGAGTACAGATGGGCGATTTTCCCCGCCACCATCGATACGTGAGGAAGAGCAGagagaatgagtgagtgaaagaaagagaaagaaccATAACCGCAGCGGGGGGAATTTTCTCTtcatcgaaatgttctgcgtaaaagtgcaaacaaaaaaaatcttaaaagtgaaaaagagCGAATCGCCCAAAGAAGGGGAGCACGCAGTGAGACGGTCCACCGCGCGCTCCCACATGGACACCTTCGCGAGGTGTGGGGCGCTTATCTCCCATGACAATCGCAACAGACGGGTGCGGAGCGGGCGGGAGAGGCGCGCGAGCGGTTTAAATGCCCGTGTCTCGAACTCGACTTTGACGCAACGCGACAAACAAGAAGCAGACGCGGCGAAGGCACAACACAGACGTCTCGCGGCGATTGTCGTCTCTTTAAATGGACCACAGTCGCGGACGGGCAGCAGTTGAACGACGTCGACCCCGATCAGCCGTGCGAGCGGGACCGGGCCGAATCACGTGAGCAGGATGGGACGATGCGCACGTACAAGTCAACCACCAAGCACACACATCAAGACTgggggtttaaaaaaaaagaagatccgaaaaaagaaagaaaaagctcGCGGAAAATAGGTGGTACTACCAATTCGACGTTTGAAACCCATACTTCTTCCGTCCCCGGAACAGATGACCGACGGGTTTCATGACAAGGGGCGAGGTGAGGAGGgtaaagttagaaaaaaaagatatgtGCAACACGGGGCATATCCCATACACCGCGTGAtagaataatattttaatattttgcatTCGAACAACGAGTAGTCCACGCTCAATAAGATGGGGAAGGGTTAgtgaggaaggaaaagaagattTAAAGAGACAAAGTTGTGCGAGTAATCTCCGAGAACCGATTACATTATTGCACAACTCATGCTGTTTTacagtgaaaaagaaaagcacacaCAAGTGTCCATCAATCGCTCGATTTCACACAGCAGGCTGCCACCACACCAACCAGATTCCATCGCATAGCCATATGCACACGTAGTCGCGAAAAATTCCTCTTTTCCCGCCACAATGCTCCACACCACatcctccaccaccgccacacatggagggagggaggggggagacCAACGTTCCGTCAAGTGTTCTTcctttacattatttttctttgacaCTAGTATGTGGATCGTACAATACACATCTGCAAACTTACCCATTGGAATGGTCCATCTCAATAAGGTGCTTTCCAGGATGTGTTAGCTTTTCCACGCAGTCCTGGATTCGCGATGAAAATTGGATCACAACGGCTAAACCAGGTAAACCACTTATGCACACGAATTCTACCCTCTAGGGTCACTTAGATTGtaataaaatagtaaaactATTTTCGAGCTCAGAGATACACACGCACCCACATACACTTACACAATGCCCCAAGGATTTTGCTGGAACAACCCGAAACGGGTAAGCCGGAAACGGCACACACTCCTCCGGTTCCGGAACTTTGCGCACGGGGGGCGACGAGCGTTCGGCGGaggataattttaatttttaatcatACGAATAGAACTGTGTCCACGCCCCTTCACTTAGTCACTTTTTCGAACGAATATGCACcagcagaaaaaagaaaaataacttgCGCCACCGCAGAGGCACAGCGTCTTGCTGGTGTGTTATCACGCACTCATTCTCACAGATGAGCCCGGATGCGGGGAGGTGGTGAACGAGCGAGGGGGAGAGGGTGAGAGGGGGGCGCCTCGCCAGAAGATGTAGAAAGGTGCTCCGGATGCTCGCGACACTGAAGGCAGTGACCAAATCCACCCGATTTTGATCCACTTCTGACCAAAAAAACCACgtacgaaagaaaaactggcCACAGCTAAAGTTTCCCAGCCGGTTATTCTCGCATAGGCGTAGGTGTTTCGGAGAACGACCTTTAGTACGCCGGGGCCGATGATGGCCACGTCGAGCACAGCAGGTACCGCCGCTTCCGCACCCAGTGCAGTGCTGAGTCAGTGGTCCGCGCAGCTTACTTTCAGCTTCTCCTCCAAATGGTGTCCGAACGTAGCCCGAGTTCAGATACGTGCAAAGGTGCTGCAGCCGCTGGCTTCGAAGCACAGGTGCAATATGATGGCTTAGGCCCTCTATCAGTGGAGGCAATGTCTCCGCcggaactgctgctgctgttactTCGGGTCGACACACACGGCAGCACTAAGCCTTCCTTGCTTTGCACCTACATCGAAGGGGGCACCGCACACTCTTTTAGTTCTTCTTCCACAACCGTGGGGAAACGAACGTTGTGTCAAAACGTCAGCAGGAACTTTTCGCGCACTTTTCAACTTCAACAAGCTGCCGACGAGAGCTGCTCCGCACCGCGACCGGCTCGGCACGGCTCTGTGCGCTGTCACAGTGACAAACACGGCGCGCGTTTGTACGCGCCGTCGCGCCAAACACAATCCGTACCCGATCAGCCGTGATGCGCGGAGAAGTGCGGCAAATGTGCGGACCACTTCCACGTCCAGGATGCACGTTCCGGTCAGACTACGGAAGAACCCGGTCCACGACAAGTTCTATCGTGTACGGACGTACACAACAGGAGCTAGCTTCCTTCGATCGTTGCGATGCACAACGAGGCACAGCACACTTGTCGATGAATACCTGGAACTTTTTGCTTTTACGGAAGTAAGATCACATTTCCAATGGGCCGACTTCTCGGGATAATAACAATAGTTTTTAGCCTTTCTTTACTCGCACCGTTCGCACACGGTTACTTTCGAGGTAAATGCGTACTTTCCGATCTAATTGTCTGCCGGTGTACCTTCTGCACCAAACACAAAAGTGCACTAAGCGTACCGGCAACGATAAAAGATATCCTAAACAACTGGAATTGTTTAGACGTCCCCTTTCTCGCACTATTTCTGTTCGCTCGTTTTTTTAGTCCGTCGGCGATCTTGGTCGCTTACCGTTTGCGCTGCTTCGATTGCTTTGCAGTAGTCGAACTTGTAGTCCTTTTGGTGCGCGCAGGATCAACCACGTACCGTGGCAAAGGCTACATGGCAAATGGACCGACGCGGCACAGCTGGAAAGCGCGCAAGCTTTCGACCCCTTATGCATTAGTCCGCTATTCGGCGGTACTGGGCACACTGATGCCGGCTGGCCGACACGCGGTCGTGAGTGTGAGCAGGAGGCAACAACAAGCCGGCAGACGTCGTTGACATTCCACATTTCGAAATCCAAACAATCGTTCAAATTAGTGATGAGCGGATCGACCCGAACCTGTCGATTCGGAGTCATATGTAAGCAACCCGGAGCGGTCTGAGTCGTATTCCCAATCCAAcgaatccttcttcttctttggcgaggatttactccaggACGGGTTTTGAATCCAGCTTCAtaggccttcgcaagctaatcTGGAAACGTATACCTCTATTAAGTTAAGAACCAGCTACTAAGGCCAaatgtcctgattttctgtggttATTATGATTCTGCTAACCACACTGGTGGCTGTCAAACTGTGGTAGTCCAACGAGTCCGGGTCGACCCCCCAACGGACCTTTTACAACTCATTCATGTAGGTTCTGCTTTGTGTTTACGGATCGCTTGCATCTGTGTTGTGTATGTTGTtaataagttttactgttttaaaatagtttggaAATTTTCGTTAGTTCTCGGTAGTTTTCGTGCATAGAAGACCAGTCGAGACAGCTCCTAGGGTATTCTTGATGTTCCAAGTAGTGCAACCCGAGTCAATCGTCATACTCCATGCTGGCCCATCCAAGGGATATACAACCCCCAGCTTATGTTGACAACATGGATGAATAGGTCTTTCAAATGGTAGGTGCATAACTCTTTGATGGAGCCTTATTGGGTTGGTCATTGATGCACTCattatacccttattagacgaggaatgtatctgtcatatttttccagaagtTTTCTGCCAAACGCGattgacagatacattccttccGCAAAATCGGAATCGGGCACTGTCACAGTAGTGAACTACAGATATAAACGTGGAATTGTACCGGTTCAGATGAACCACATGATGAACTGTAAATGAACAATAAAGCATTCTGTACTTGGACTCCAACCAGAGCGGACGTGTATAACACACGAATATCACATGGTGTCAGAAGTGGGATGTTATTTCTTTCTCCTCGGCATAATCTGTTACTCGTTCCAGGTCCGCCGCGCCGCTATCATGCTTCGATGATTTCTTCTGTTTCTTGTCGGTAGCGTCGTCTACACCGTTCACTGCCTCCGTTTCGCCCATTTTAATTCGGATTTCTGCAAATCTATGCCTTTGGAAGATCCACTTATTTTCCTAGTCTCCTAGAGCTCCTCCCAGGCTGAAACGCATTCTTCTGGACGTAACTCAGTACAACCCTGAAATAACGTACAAAAAAGGATCCGACATACCTCTGCCGGACATCCTTAGCAGAGATGTAGACAACACAGAATCAAACGAACATTCGGAAGAGCTAGAAGTACATATAGTATTGCAGATGTCAAAAACGGCACGCGAAGAGATTGTTACAGAAAGCATGACAGATGCAGAAATGATCAAACTTacacaaatcatcatggaGGGCTGGCCAAGTGAGAAAAAGGCAGTTCCAGAAGGCTTGAGGAAATATTGGTCCTTCCGGGATGAAATGGCTGTCTATGAAGGGCTAGTATTTCGATCCCACCAAATATTAGTTCCGGAAAAGTTAAGAAACAAAATGTTGAAGGAGATTCACAAAGGTCATACCGGGATCCAGGGATGCATACGTAGAGCAAAACaatccttattttgggttggTATGACATCGGATATCAcacaaatgattgaaaattgtACAGTCTGTGAAAAACACCAACGGGCAAACGTTAAACATCAGTTGATCAACCACGAAATTCCTACGCTTCCGTTTGAGATAGTATCGTCGGATTTATTTCACTTCAATGGCAACGAATACCTGTTAGTGGCGGACAGTTATTCCggatttttcgactttgtaaAACTGAAAGAATCCACATCCGCAGCAATTATCGAACAGCTTAAAAGATGGTTTGCAACCCATGGCATACCTAGAGTACTGCACACCGACAATGGACCACAATATTCAGCTAGTGAATTCATTAAGTTTAGCAAGGATTGGTCATTCGACCATATCACGTCCAGCCCACATTTTCCTAGAAGCAACGGTCTCGCTGAAAGATTCGTTCAGACAGCAAAAAATCTGCTCAAGCGATGCACAGAGGATGGTTCCGATTTACAATTGGCTCTTCTATTGTTAAGAAACACACCAAGAGATGAAGAGTTACAGTCAGCGAATCAAAGATTATCTAATCGCACCCTACGCTCCACCATTCCAGCGACCAATGCAGTGCTGAAACCCCGAATAATACAACAAGTAGCGGAAAACTTAAAGGAGAAAAGGATGCAGCAAAAAGAGTATGCGGATAGAAGTACAATCAATCCCAAAACATACGCAGTGGGACAACCGGTTATGCTGAAGGACATTAAATCGAATCTGTGGAGGGAAGGCAAAATCAAGGAGCAATTGCATCAGCCACGGTCGTACATGGTACAATTAGCTAACGGAAAAGTATGGCGCAGAAACGTACGAGACAtcagagaaaggaaaacgctACAAGGCACTACCGAATCCAGGATGATATTCCCTGCCATAGTTGATCATCAAGAACAGCATGagagtcatcagcagcaggttGATCCTCTTCCCATAGCCCCACCGCATGACGTTGCGATCACACCAGACAGTACAATCAGAACAAGAAGTGGAAGAGAGGTGCGGGTAAAGCGGAACAACGATTTTGTGTATtactaaaaatattgaaaggGAAGATGTCACAGTAGTGAACTACAGATATAAACGTGGAATTGTACCGGTTCAGATGAACCACATGATGAACTGTAAATGAACAATAAAGCATTCTGTACTTGGACTCCAACCAGAGCGGACGTGTATAACACACGAATATCACAGGCacgaccggttccgattttctttcgactggaatttatatgtcaaagtggcgatttgtttactttttgctctttTGTTTGCAACGGATTTTGATCATTACTCTAGAATGAACAACACGCTAAATTCAAACGTGAGAATTatcaaataactgcaaaacccattttgtggaactttgcgttattacacgagcggacatcatttttatgtcaaacgccCTGCTATAGCCTACTTTGGCAGAAAacttctggaaaaatatgacagataaattcctcgtctaataagggtattacCGGGTGCTTCACAATTGGGTAGTTCGGGTCGAtccgaactcgttgcacccAAGTGTCGGAATCAATTCCTTGAAAAGAATCGTTAAACACATCACTAGTTCTTATGCTCGATAACCGGTTGCCATGACGTCACTGACATGTGTTGTTGCCGTTTATGTTACCGGATGCGCACACGGCATGTGTACTTTCTTCGTAGCCGAAAAATGCGCACACGGTTTTATGGCATATCCCGGAGCTACGCGAGCTTCGTGATCAGAATGTTTACGATCAGTAGCTTATAAATTCTGTACACTTCGAACTTTTGTTCTTCTTTCAATCTTGTAGAATgcttatttcaaaacaagtgtcgaaaaacacaaacactatCTTGAATTCGTTGTAGCAGAATTGTACAGTGTTatgtaatgaaataaatttagtgGAACGACACGATTTCGGATTCGAAATTCGTACATGATATCCAAGTAGTGTACGAATGGCCGAACACAAATTTGATATAAACTCTCAGGTGGGCGTGGTATTTTTCCAAGGATAATCATTAGAAAATAGGGCATAATCGAgccaaataaaaccaaaaaatataatattcgTTCCTTTCATGCTCTGCCAAATGTAGCACAAAATCCTGGGTGTATAGGACTTGAGCATTCCTTTTGAAACAAACTTATTCTCAAGTATGATttgcgttttatttgtttacttttcccttGCCTAGTTATTTGCGCTTAAGTGCTGCATGGtggataaattaaaaatttgaacGAGCAATCTTTGCTCACGAAGCTCAAGATAATCAAATAGCGAGTCGTTCATCAGTAGCACAGAGGAACCATGGAAAAATACTCTAAATTCTTATATAATACAAGGTTTGAGCGCAAGTAATTCGACAAAAtacatttcataaaataaacaagagtTGAATATGGTGAGAACCATGGAAATGTCGTAATCTCCACGAATTATTTCTTTATAGACTTCAATCCTTCGATAAAACTATTTATTGTCTTTGTCCATCTTTCCACGGACCACTCTGGTCAAGATATAACTATCtctttctttgcttttctATAACCGTGCCAGtacttttcaaaaatatttcgtTTTAATATGTCCGTAGGCCATACTTTTTACGATTTTCGTAGCCAAATAATTTGCAAATTGTGtcgtgtttttaaaaatatattcaatgtAAACAATGCATTGGGTTGTGTTATCCTTCTTTCAACTTTTACCACTCTTAATCTTTTTGGGTCGATCCTTACAGAAGGTATATGAATTAAGGTGAATCGTTGGTGAATAATGATTCGTTGGAATAATAAATCGCAATTTATGAATCTTTGATATTAATTGATCCTAATAATTCGCAGAAGTTGAATGAATCTATCATCCTATGATTCGCttattatttaatgtttgttgaaagagtttttctgtttcatgaatctgaatccgaGTTACCCTACGCTATTATATACACGAATGAAGACCGCTTGACGGATTCAGCAAACGGTTCAATGAGATAAAACCATAGTTTTTCaaactaaaataaacattaaactATGCATTAACCAGTTATCAACTAAATCACAAGAACTAAATATTGTTTAAATGGTGGCGCATGGTTGAGGGACTCTACCAAATCATGCCATAATTATAAGTTCGTATTTAGTACCAGATTGAGACAAGGTTTTTGGGGAAGATTTTGCACTGATGTGACTCAACCTATTTAAACCGCTTACCATTTAAGATAAGTTAAAAAACTCATTGTTGAAGTAAGGAATTTTCTCGAATCCGTTTACATTCGCTTTTCAAAACAGCGAACCTGTCGCAATTTAAAATCACAACTATACTCAGTAGTAGAGCACCACCACACACCAAAAAGCACCTTGATAATGGTGAACGTACAATTCTAAAATTACTTAGCTCTAGTTAGACTGATCCTAGTCGTATACAGATTTCCACGCTCGAGCAAACGCGATGACTGGTTATCAAGAGATATGTACATTGGAAAGATCAACGTACACTTAAAGTTCCACATCATAGCCATCATTACATCCACACTACAAACCGTGTTCTTTCCTCtcataatatattttaatggTATGAAATTATAACTTTTTTCAAATAGTGGTTAAAATGCATACCTTTGTCTATGACTTCTGTCTCTGGAACACGGCTTTAAAAAACTAACCAGGGCATACGCTACCAGAAGTTATCCGATTTCATTGTTTATTATCTACATACGAACCAATCACAACAGATATATTGATTCGTAAACAATTAAATGGGCGACTGTTTGAATCCGCGGGCGGCATATTCGGATGGCGATTCGCGTTTCGGGAAGTTCGGATAACCTGGATCTCCCGGAACAACTGCCTCGCGCGAGTGGATAACACGCCAGCCTCCCTTGCGGGTCCAGTCCTAGAAAGGGCAATGGAAATTATGACAGGTTGTTGAGATTGCAGGTGTAACCATATCATTAACGGTTTGCAGCGTATGAAGCTTACGTTTTGATTATATTTGAAGTAGTACGCCGTCGCCAGGATAGCGAATCCAGTCATAGCTACCTTTCCCGTCCAGAATCGGATTGCGTGTGCCCACTCGAGACCCTGCGGGTTTGTACGGGAGAAGTAGGTAACCATTACATAACATACAACTATTAGCCGCGAGTCAAAACAATCGGCACAAAACTTACGATAACTGGTGTGAGCGCCTTCTGGACCAAGTTCAACGGGGCACGGTAGGCACGTCGGATGGGATTGTATCGCTCCTTCCAATATTCCGGCACATATTTCGGTTCGTTATGGGAAAGATGTTGATCCTTCAGCCACTGCGCTCTCCAGGCACGTTCCTCAGCGCTCATGCCCAGCAGCCGCTCCCGCTCACGGACCATACGGCCCGTGATGGACATCGGCTTCACACCGCCGGTATCCGATGATGCCATCTTTTCCGAGATAGTTCACCGGCGACTCGTAAATCTATAAACCAACCAAGCCTGGGATGCAGACTTGTCGCCTTGATTTGGGTTTTCGTGTTGAGCACGGTACATGTAATCCCAGGTAGGGTTATGCAGTACAGTTAGACTTTTCATCACTTCACCAGGGTGACTGAAACCATATGACTCTTTGCAAGGTAGCAATACACAAAAGTATGATCAGATATTAATATCTGTTGTGTAAACTATTAGTTTAAATACTTTTAGTGATTCACAATCCTTATCGATgataaatttccaaaaaaaatcaatgatTTCGAAAAGTGTTTACGAAAAACTATTCACCTTGTGGCTTAATTCGCTTGGTCGGGCGAATTCGAACAGGCGAAATGTAACTCGTGGTACTTCGTGGTAGGCAGAGCGAGAGAGCAGAAACCACTTTCGCAGGTCGGAGTAGTCAAGTCGAGTCTTTTCTCGAATGGTGAAGCACGGAATAGTGCGGAAAATTGAGGCTCAAAATAGAGCTACCTGAGTTGAGATTTGCACAGGAGAATAGTGAAAAACAGTAATTGCACTGCCGACGGTGTTCGTCGAAGCAGTAAACGTGAAGGGCAAAGTCATCTGGTGTGTAaaaattgaaagtgaaaaacaggTATGCGTGGAAAATAATGGATGGGGTAAAGAGCGGGAAGGTCGTGGTGGAAGCAGGGCGGGGAGTGAGCGAGAAGGGCAATGCAGTGAATTTCGAAGAAAACCACTTCATTCATTCCTGTTCGAAACTCattcgatgtttttctttgatccctccctcccacccgGTAGACTGTACGGAATTACCGGTAAAACCAATGACCCCTGCTCGCAGTATGTTCCTGGGGCGGTCATCGATCCGGTAATTGAGCACACGTTGTCGAACTTTTCTTCGAAATGAATTTGTCCAAGTTGTTTTGCTACAAAATTTTACCTTGTAGGTACTAAAACAAGTGAATGGAACATACTTTCGTGGATAAAAGTGAAATGTTTAGGTTTGACATGAAGAGAATAGCTCTAATTAAAACGTTAGTGCAGCGCATTTTCAATGATTTTATTCTGGCCATCACCTGTAGTGTATTTTGATCAACAAGACGCATGTATCTAATCGATATGTTACTTTCATTTCAGATTAAGGTCAAACTAGGCGGTGCATTTCGGCGGAAAACCACTTTCGTGTCAACCTGTCAGCTGATCGCAGTCGTCCGTCGTTGAAAGTTAGACAACAACACCAAGCGTACTGTTTCGAACAGTTGTAGCAGGCAACGATACTGAAGCTTGCCTTCGTTGGGCAAACACGTCTGACGCCATGCACATCAACAATACGGATGCGCTAAAGCTATGGCTCACGGAGGTGCTGGAACCGCTGTGCGATGCCGATCCGGCTGCCTTGGCTCGGTACGTGCTCGCTCTCCTGAAGAAGGACAAACCGGAGAAGGATTTGATCGTGTCGATGAAGGAGCAGCTCGACGTTTTCTTGACCGACGCGACGCAGCCGTTCCTCGAGCAGCTGTTTAAGGTGATCAAGAGCGAGGAGTACCTGAAGACACCCGCTGCAGCAGTGTCTGCAGCGCCGGCCGCTGGGGTAGCGACGAGTAATGGAGCGACCGTGGCGCAAGCGTCCTCCATCAGCACCAGCACGACGGCTGCAGTGACCGGCACGTCAGTCGGGTCCGGTTCCACTAACCACACCGAGGAAGTGACCAGCAGCTCCCGAGTTCGAGTGAAGCGTGAATTTACTCCACCCCTGCACGAGAGTGTTTCCCGTGCTGGGAAGGATTCGTCCTCGACGACGGGCTCGTCCGCTGCGGCAAGCAGTGACCGGACGTCCTCACACCAAGGATCCAAGGGACGTGATACTACGTCGGGGTCCGGGGGACCCggtggcagcagcagtagcagcagtaccaccagcagcagcaccgcgAAC
Coding sequences within:
- the LOC131265336 gene encoding uncharacterized protein LOC131265336, which produces MASSDTGGVKPMSITGRMVRERERLLGMSAEERAWRAQWLKDQHLSHNEPKYVPEYWKERYNPIRRAYRAPLNLVQKALTPVIGLEWAHAIRFWTGKVAMTGFAILATAYYFKYNQNDWTRKGGWRVIHSREAVVPGDPGYPNFPKRESPSEYAARGFKQSPI